The following are encoded together in the Thermomonas brevis genome:
- a CDS encoding DUF2058 domain-containing protein, producing MAKTNPLQDQLIKAGLAKKSKVAAVAREQLKQAKAGAGPSEIARDAERARAEKVERDRALEAERKAQARAAELRAQARQIIRDKQLPRSGEGEYRFDADGAIRTLLVDDDQRRKLASGAVVIVRFGDGYTLLPRPAGLQVRERDADCIVLDHGLATDTTSDASDDDAYYAQFQVPDDLMW from the coding sequence ATGGCGAAGACGAACCCGCTCCAGGACCAACTTATCAAGGCCGGCCTAGCCAAGAAGTCCAAGGTCGCGGCCGTTGCGCGCGAGCAGCTCAAGCAGGCCAAGGCCGGCGCCGGTCCCAGCGAGATCGCACGGGACGCCGAACGCGCGCGCGCCGAGAAGGTGGAGCGCGACCGTGCCCTGGAGGCCGAGCGCAAGGCGCAGGCCCGCGCCGCCGAACTGCGTGCGCAGGCGCGCCAGATCATCCGCGACAAGCAGCTGCCTCGCAGCGGCGAGGGCGAATACCGCTTCGATGCCGATGGCGCTATCCGCACCTTGCTGGTGGACGACGATCAGCGCCGCAAGCTCGCGTCCGGCGCGGTGGTGATCGTCCGCTTCGGCGACGGCTACACGCTGCTGCCGCGCCCGGCCGGCCTACAAGTGCGTGAGCGCGATGCCGACTGCATCGTGCTCGACCACGGCCTGGCCACCGACACCACGTCCGACGCGTCCGACGACGACGCCTACTACGCGCAATTCCAGGTGCCCGACGACCTGATGTGGTGA
- a CDS encoding YdeI/OmpD-associated family protein, protein MAARAFAVRCKAALLKPANPKNASWRFLRLPQAASAKLPSRGMVGVDGTLDGHAFTAMLEPDGEGGHWLKVPRALREAAGVEAGDSVMLELAPAAKEPEPVVPPDLRKALADAPAALAQWKAITPAARRDFIKWLGTAKQADTRARRIRNACDMLAAGKRRICCFDRSGIYGKGICAPDAASEE, encoded by the coding sequence ATGGCCGCGCGCGCCTTTGCCGTTCGCTGCAAGGCCGCTTTGCTGAAACCGGCCAATCCGAAGAACGCCAGCTGGCGTTTCCTGCGCCTGCCGCAGGCGGCCAGCGCGAAGCTGCCATCCCGCGGGATGGTCGGCGTGGACGGCACGCTCGACGGCCACGCCTTCACCGCGATGCTGGAGCCCGACGGCGAAGGCGGCCACTGGCTGAAGGTGCCGCGCGCGCTGCGGGAAGCGGCGGGCGTCGAGGCCGGCGACTCGGTGATGCTGGAACTCGCGCCGGCGGCCAAGGAGCCTGAGCCCGTCGTGCCGCCCGACCTGCGCAAGGCGCTGGCCGATGCGCCCGCCGCGCTGGCGCAGTGGAAGGCGATCACGCCGGCGGCGCGGCGCGATTTCATCAAGTGGCTGGGCACGGCGAAGCAGGCCGACACCCGCGCGCGCCGCATCCGCAACGCCTGCGACATGCTGGCCGCCGGCAAGCGCCGGATCTGCTGTTTCGACCGGTCCGGCATCTACGGCAAGGGCATCTGCGCGCCGGACGCCGCGTCGGAGGAGTAG
- a CDS encoding MATE family efflux transporter, with protein MQPTPSSDTPAAAPPESLWAGLRDAVRGTSADYTRIPLRRAVFLLAVPMVLELVLESTFAVVDIFFVSKLGPSAVATVGLTESYLFLLYSIAMGLAMGITALVARRVGEGASEEASVTAAQALWIAVLASVPFAVAGVVWARELLALMGADAWTLEHGVGYMRWMLGGNVVILLLFVINAIFRGAGDAAIAMRVLWVANGLNILLDPLLIFGWGPVPAFGVEGAAIATTAGRGVGVLLQLWILFHGGKHIRVGAAQLAWRAGVAWQIVRTSLGGVGQMIVAMTSWIFLMRILASIGSEAVAGATIAIRVMMFTMMPAWGMSNAAATLVGQNLGAQQAGRAEAAVWQIGRYNMGYLICIAVLFFLLPRELVGFFSGDAQVVAIGAEWLRILSYSLFVYGWWMVSVQAFNGAGDTATPTWINVVFFWLIQIPLAWLLALHLQLGHRGVFWAVFVSETSVGLFTLWLFSRGRWKTVQV; from the coding sequence ATGCAGCCGACGCCTTCGTCCGACACCCCCGCCGCCGCGCCGCCGGAATCGCTCTGGGCGGGCCTGCGCGACGCCGTCCGCGGCACCAGCGCCGACTACACGCGCATCCCGCTGCGCCGCGCGGTGTTCCTGCTGGCGGTGCCGATGGTGCTGGAGCTGGTGCTGGAATCCACCTTCGCGGTGGTGGACATCTTCTTCGTGTCGAAGCTCGGGCCGTCGGCGGTGGCCACGGTCGGGCTGACCGAGAGCTACCTGTTCCTGCTCTATTCCATCGCGATGGGCCTGGCGATGGGCATCACCGCGCTGGTGGCGCGCCGGGTGGGCGAAGGCGCGTCGGAGGAGGCCTCGGTCACCGCCGCGCAGGCGCTGTGGATCGCGGTGCTGGCTTCGGTGCCTTTCGCCGTCGCCGGCGTCGTGTGGGCGCGCGAGCTGCTGGCGCTGATGGGCGCGGATGCGTGGACGCTCGAACACGGCGTCGGCTACATGCGGTGGATGCTGGGCGGCAACGTGGTGATCCTGCTGCTGTTCGTGATCAACGCGATCTTCCGCGGCGCCGGCGACGCCGCCATCGCCATGCGCGTGCTGTGGGTGGCCAACGGCCTGAACATCCTGCTGGACCCGCTGCTGATCTTCGGCTGGGGCCCGGTGCCGGCGTTCGGCGTGGAGGGCGCGGCCATCGCCACCACCGCCGGCCGCGGCGTCGGCGTGCTGCTGCAGCTGTGGATCCTGTTCCACGGCGGCAAGCACATCCGCGTGGGCGCGGCGCAGCTGGCGTGGCGCGCGGGCGTGGCCTGGCAGATCGTGCGTACCTCGCTGGGCGGCGTCGGCCAGATGATCGTGGCGATGACCTCGTGGATCTTCCTGATGCGCATCCTCGCCAGCATCGGCAGCGAGGCGGTGGCCGGCGCCACCATCGCGATCCGGGTGATGATGTTCACGATGATGCCGGCCTGGGGCATGTCCAACGCTGCCGCGACGCTGGTCGGCCAGAACCTCGGCGCGCAGCAGGCCGGCCGCGCCGAAGCCGCGGTCTGGCAGATCGGCCGCTACAACATGGGCTACCTGATCTGCATCGCAGTGCTGTTCTTCCTGCTGCCGCGCGAGCTGGTCGGTTTCTTCAGCGGCGATGCGCAGGTGGTGGCGATCGGCGCCGAGTGGCTGCGCATCCTGTCGTATTCGCTGTTCGTGTACGGCTGGTGGATGGTCAGCGTGCAAGCCTTCAACGGGGCAGGCGACACCGCCACGCCGACCTGGATCAACGTCGTGTTCTTCTGGCTGATCCAGATCCCGCTGGCCTGGCTGCTGGCGCTGCACCTGCAACTGGGTCATCGCGGCGTGTTCTGGGCGGTGTTCGTGTCGGAAACGTCGGTGGGTCTGTTCACCTTGTGGTTGTTCAGCCGCGGGCGGTGGAAGACGGTGCAGGTGTAG
- a CDS encoding helix-turn-helix transcriptional regulator, producing MPQSPQLLRRLLRAKDRMDAASHEAWSVARLAQVSAVSAAHFARSFKQAFGLPPHRYLLARRIERAAALLRDTGLPVTEIAYRTGWQSLGTFGRVFRDITGRNPGDLREREQAALPMPVPECVARAVRRPDLKTAVSEKRRAQAAARMAHQSKEAT from the coding sequence ATGCCGCAATCCCCTCAGCTGCTGCGCCGCCTGTTGCGAGCCAAGGACCGAATGGACGCGGCTTCGCACGAGGCGTGGTCGGTGGCGCGGCTGGCGCAGGTGAGCGCGGTGTCGGCGGCGCATTTCGCGCGCTCGTTCAAGCAGGCATTCGGGCTGCCGCCGCATCGCTACCTGCTGGCGCGGCGGATCGAGCGCGCGGCGGCGCTGCTGCGCGACACCGGCCTGCCGGTGACCGAGATCGCCTACCGCACCGGCTGGCAGAGCCTGGGCACGTTCGGTCGGGTGTTCCGCGACATCACTGGCCGCAATCCGGGCGACCTGCGCGAGCGCGAGCAGGCCGCGCTGCCCATGCCGGTGCCCGAGTGCGTGGCGCGCGCGGTGCGCAGGCCCGACCTGAAGACAGCAGTTTCGGAGAAGCGGCGGGCGCAGGCGGCGGCGAGGATGGCGCACCAATCGAAGGAGGCGACATGA
- a CDS encoding YgjP-like metallopeptidase domain-containing protein has translation MIPAVPAGSARTVSTRPLKYLAGYPASLQAQARTLLKQGRLGPMLGAKYPEPHAVRNDGQLYEYVQALKERHMRKAVPLGKVLYDGKLHVVRHALGTHTSISRVHGGRLKASREIRIASVFRDAPAAFLRMITVHELAHLREPEHDKAFYQLCTHIESDYHQLELDLRLYLTAREAGQPPG, from the coding sequence ATGATACCGGCCGTCCCCGCCGGATCCGCCCGCACCGTGTCCACGCGTCCGCTCAAGTACCTTGCCGGCTATCCCGCCTCCTTGCAGGCGCAGGCCCGGACGCTGCTGAAACAGGGCCGGTTGGGCCCGATGCTGGGTGCGAAATACCCGGAGCCGCATGCGGTGCGCAACGACGGCCAGCTGTACGAGTACGTGCAGGCGCTCAAGGAGCGCCACATGCGCAAGGCGGTGCCGTTGGGCAAGGTGCTTTACGACGGCAAGCTGCACGTGGTGCGGCACGCGCTGGGCACGCACACCAGCATCTCGCGCGTGCACGGCGGGCGCCTCAAGGCCAGCCGCGAGATCCGCATCGCCTCGGTGTTCCGGGATGCGCCCGCAGCCTTCTTGCGGATGATCACGGTGCATGAGCTGGCGCACCTGCGCGAGCCCGAGCACGACAAGGCGTTCTACCAGCTGTGCACGCACATCGAGTCGGACTATCACCAACTCGAACTCGACCTGCGGCTATACCTGACTGCTCGCGAAGCCGGTCAGCCGCCCGGTTAG
- a CDS encoding YciI family protein codes for MKYLGLAYFTPDKFAAMAPEDVKALVGQCPALDEKMRATGKVRVSASLGDLERWRTLRPDGGKTRITDGPHTESKEVVGGLFIIEADSEDEALRIASMHPAAQIGEAGGWAVELIPLEFYLAAG; via the coding sequence ATGAAATACCTCGGCCTCGCCTACTTCACCCCCGACAAGTTCGCCGCGATGGCGCCGGAGGACGTCAAGGCGCTGGTGGGCCAATGCCCTGCGCTGGACGAGAAGATGCGCGCCACCGGCAAGGTGCGGGTATCCGCGTCGCTGGGCGATCTGGAGCGCTGGCGGACGCTGCGTCCGGACGGCGGCAAGACCCGCATCACCGATGGGCCCCACACCGAAAGCAAGGAAGTGGTGGGCGGGCTGTTCATCATCGAGGCGGACAGCGAGGACGAGGCGCTGCGCATCGCGTCGATGCATCCGGCCGCGCAGATCGGCGAAGCGGGCGGATGGGCGGTGGAGCTGATCCCGCTGGAGTTCTATCTGGCCGCGGGCTAG
- a CDS encoding VOC family protein: MMQGIATMGVYVRDQDEALAFYVDKLGFQAHTDARNGDYRWLTVRHPAQPAFQLGLFLPGPPMHDAATAQALREAVAKGAMPPLVLAVDDCRAAYARMRDAGVEFTQEPVERYGAVDAGFRDPSGNGWKMIEARAADT, encoded by the coding sequence ATGATGCAGGGCATCGCGACAATGGGCGTGTACGTGCGGGACCAGGACGAGGCGCTGGCGTTCTACGTCGACAAGCTCGGCTTCCAGGCGCATACCGACGCGCGCAACGGCGACTACCGCTGGCTGACCGTGCGGCACCCGGCGCAGCCGGCATTCCAGCTGGGCCTGTTCCTGCCCGGCCCGCCGATGCACGACGCTGCCACCGCACAGGCGCTGCGCGAGGCCGTGGCCAAGGGCGCGATGCCGCCGCTGGTGCTGGCGGTGGACGACTGCCGCGCCGCGTACGCGCGCATGCGCGATGCCGGCGTGGAGTTCACCCAGGAACCGGTGGAACGCTACGGCGCGGTGGACGCGGGCTTCCGCGATCCGTCCGGCAACGGCTGGAAGATGATCGAGGCGCGGGCGGCGGACACCTGA
- a CDS encoding class I SAM-dependent methyltransferase: protein MSMDQQQLDALFDQQAAGYDTQWARMAPIRESLHFLLETVFADLPEEARLLCVGAGTGAEIAHLARRFPRWRFLALDPSAQMIAACRARAEREGYADRCEFHAGLLDSLPDAAAFDGATCFLVSQFLLDPAARTAFFAGIARRLHPGGTLAWADLAWDTAAPDYPAMLRLWLRTMSGAGLDAEAIERMRAAYARDVAILPPERVAALVAGAGFDAPLRFHQAGMIHGWCARRT, encoded by the coding sequence ATGTCCATGGACCAGCAGCAGCTAGACGCCCTCTTCGACCAGCAGGCCGCGGGCTACGACACGCAATGGGCGCGGATGGCGCCGATCCGCGAGAGCCTGCACTTCCTGCTGGAAACCGTGTTCGCCGACCTGCCCGAAGAGGCACGGCTGCTCTGCGTGGGCGCCGGCACCGGCGCCGAGATCGCGCACCTGGCGCGGCGCTTCCCGCGCTGGCGCTTCCTGGCGCTCGATCCGTCCGCGCAGATGATCGCGGCCTGCCGGGCGCGCGCCGAACGCGAGGGCTACGCGGATCGCTGCGAGTTCCATGCCGGGCTGCTGGACTCGCTGCCGGACGCCGCCGCGTTCGACGGCGCCACCTGCTTCCTGGTGTCGCAGTTCCTGCTCGATCCCGCCGCGCGCACCGCCTTCTTCGCCGGCATCGCCCGCCGCCTGCACCCAGGCGGCACGCTGGCTTGGGCCGACCTCGCCTGGGACACCGCCGCTCCCGACTATCCGGCGATGCTGCGCCTGTGGCTGCGCACCATGTCCGGCGCCGGCCTGGACGCGGAGGCGATCGAGCGGATGCGCGCGGCCTACGCGCGCGACGTCGCGATCCTGCCGCCGGAGCGGGTCGCTGCCCTGGTGGCCGGTGCCGGCTTCGACGCGCCGCTGCGCTTCCACCAGGCGGGGATGATCCACGGATGGTGCGCGCGGCGGACATGA
- a CDS encoding phospholipase D-like domain-containing protein, whose protein sequence is MSWIVIATVLLTVLAVTVAMNFKTPDKALERKIEHRYAVADPQFRREMGVLLGPGIVPGNTVADLENGDEIFPAMLQAIRAARRTITFETYIYWSGEVGRAFADALSERARDGVAVKVMVDWVGSIKMENALIERMRAAGVELHQYRPLRWYNLGRLNNRTHRKLLVVDGKVGFTGGVGIADLWSGHAQDAEHWRDMHFRIEGPVVAQMQAAFNDNWIKTTGVVLNGEAYFPPQQQVGGMDAHVFVASPAGGSESMHLMYLMAIAASERSIDLEAAYFVPDPLIIKALLAARQRGVRVRVVVPGKHIDSDTVRLASKAQWGELLEAGVEIHEYQPTMMHNKLLIVDGLMASVGSTNFDVRSFQLNDEASLNVYDAGFAARMTEVFEADLKPTVRYTHAMWRHRPLREKLVEKFVLPIRSQL, encoded by the coding sequence GTGAGCTGGATCGTCATTGCCACCGTGTTGCTGACCGTGCTGGCGGTGACCGTGGCGATGAACTTCAAGACGCCGGACAAGGCACTTGAACGAAAGATCGAGCATCGCTATGCGGTCGCCGACCCGCAGTTCCGCCGCGAGATGGGCGTGCTGCTGGGGCCGGGCATCGTGCCGGGCAATACGGTGGCCGACCTCGAGAACGGCGACGAGATTTTCCCGGCGATGCTGCAGGCCATCCGCGCCGCGCGCCGCACCATCACCTTCGAAACCTACATCTACTGGTCGGGCGAGGTCGGGCGTGCGTTCGCCGACGCGCTGTCCGAGCGTGCGCGCGATGGCGTGGCGGTGAAGGTGATGGTGGACTGGGTGGGCAGCATCAAGATGGAGAACGCGCTGATCGAGCGGATGCGCGCGGCCGGCGTGGAGCTGCACCAGTACCGGCCGCTGCGCTGGTACAACCTGGGCCGGCTCAACAATCGCACCCACCGCAAGCTGCTGGTGGTGGACGGCAAGGTCGGCTTCACCGGCGGGGTGGGCATCGCCGACCTGTGGTCCGGGCATGCGCAGGATGCCGAGCACTGGCGCGACATGCATTTCCGCATCGAAGGGCCGGTGGTGGCGCAGATGCAGGCGGCGTTCAACGACAACTGGATCAAGACCACCGGCGTGGTGCTGAACGGCGAGGCGTATTTTCCGCCGCAGCAGCAGGTGGGCGGGATGGACGCGCACGTGTTCGTGGCCTCGCCGGCGGGCGGCAGCGAATCGATGCACCTGATGTACCTGATGGCGATCGCGGCGTCGGAGCGCAGCATCGACCTGGAGGCCGCCTACTTCGTGCCCGATCCGCTGATCATCAAGGCGCTGCTGGCCGCCCGCCAGCGCGGCGTGCGCGTGCGCGTGGTGGTACCCGGCAAGCACATCGACTCGGACACCGTGCGGCTGGCGTCCAAGGCGCAATGGGGCGAGCTGCTGGAGGCTGGCGTGGAGATCCACGAGTACCAGCCCACGATGATGCACAACAAGCTGCTGATCGTGGACGGGCTGATGGCGTCGGTGGGTTCGACCAACTTCGACGTGCGCAGCTTCCAGCTCAACGACGAGGCCAGCCTCAACGTGTACGACGCCGGCTTCGCCGCGCGGATGACCGAGGTGTTCGAGGCCGACCTGAAGCCGACGGTTCGCTACACCCATGCGATGTGGCGGCACCGGCCGCTGCGCGAGAAGCTGGTGGAGAAGTTCGTCCTGCCGATCCGCTCGCAGCTCTGA
- a CDS encoding DUF2789 domain-containing protein has product MDTTESSMTNLFLQLGLPEGKDDIAAFIRDHQLPEAVLVSEAPFWSDGQRQFIREEWREDADWAIVVDELNEALHADAVAARVAAEN; this is encoded by the coding sequence ATGGACACCACCGAATCCAGCATGACCAACCTGTTCCTCCAGCTGGGCCTGCCGGAGGGCAAGGACGACATCGCCGCCTTCATCCGCGACCACCAGCTGCCCGAGGCGGTGCTGGTCTCGGAAGCGCCGTTCTGGAGCGACGGCCAGCGCCAGTTCATCCGCGAGGAATGGCGCGAGGACGCCGACTGGGCGATCGTGGTGGACGAGTTGAACGAGGCGCTGCACGCGGATGCGGTGGCCGCGCGCGTGGCGGCGGAAAACTGA